GCCGAGGTCCGTGGCAAGGCCGAGCTGGGCCCCGTTGCGGCGCACAACGTAGTTTACGGGGTCGCCCGCGTCGTGCGAGACGCTGAAACTGGATATTTCGAGGTCGCCGACGGGAATCGTGTCGCCAGGCTCGAATACCTCGACTGCGCCCGCGGGGGCGATAGTGGCCGGCAGGCGGGCGCAGGTCTGTTCCGTGAGGAATACAGGCGTGCCGAAGCGGCGGGTCAAGACGCCCAGCCCCGCCACATGGTCGCTGTGTTCGTGAGTGATGAATACTGCGTTCAGCCCCTCCAGGGATTCCCCCACTGCGGCCGCCCGTGCCTGCAACTGGCGCAGGCTGAGCCCGCAGTCGACCAGCACCTTGGCCTTGTCAGAAACGATGAGCGTCGCGTTGCCGCTGCTGCCACTGCCGAGAAGACTGAACCGGAACACCGGGAAGGCCCTTCTGATGCGCAAAACAATCCGCCGATAACGGAGTATAGCACGGCTTCGCGCGGCGTCATCAATTGACGGATGGGACCGGGCTTGCTATAATGGCATGGGAGTTGCTTAGAAGGAGCCATTACTGATGATTCGTATGGAGCCGAGGCTGGTGCAAACCCAGCGCCAGCAACTCGTGCTGACCCAGAAAATGCAGCAGGCTATCCACATCCTGCAGCTTTCGGGCGTGGAACTCGAGCAGTACGTCCAGCAGGAATTGGAGAGCAACCCCGTCCTGGAACTGGTGCCGAAACAGGAAGCCCCGGAACCGCCGGCGCCCGCCGAACCGCCCGGCGAACGGGAGGAATTCGAGGCGACCTTTGACTTGGACGATTACCGGGACCAGTGGCGCCGGAAAGAGGGTACCGACCTGAGCCGGAACGCCGATCTGGCCGCGCGGCGCGAGTACTACCAGAATTCCATTACGAAGGGGGAGTCGCTATCGGAGCATCTGTTGACGCAATTGCGCATGGCTACCGGGGATGCCCGGACCATCCAGATAGGCGAGTGCATCATTGGCGACATCAATGAGCGGGGCTATTTCACGGGCGATTTGGCCGCGATAGCCGC
This genomic stretch from Candidatus Hydrogenedentota bacterium harbors:
- a CDS encoding MBL fold metallo-hydrolase, translating into MFRFSLLGSGSSGNATLIVSDKAKVLVDCGLSLRQLQARAAAVGESLEGLNAVFITHEHSDHVAGLGVLTRRFGTPVFLTEQTCARLPATIAPAGAVEVFEPGDTIPVGDLEISSFSVSHDAGDPVNYVVRRNGAQLGLATDLGHVSHVVRRSLAGSHAVVLEANYCPRRLLAGDYPPQVQQRIRSRIGHLSNQDMCSLLGALLHERLRTVVLVHLSEHNNTPDLVRDLAGAVLRNHPAQLHLAEKDRPTPLFEVAP